Sequence from the Catenuloplanes indicus genome:
CGGGTCGAGCACGAACGGCGCGTAGCGCGGGCCGCCGGCCGGTGCGGGCGTCACGATCACGGCGTCGCTGCGCGTGTCGACCAGGCAGAGGTCGTTGGCCAGGCCGTCGCCGTCGAGGTCGTTGATCGCGGCCGCGGCGCCGACCGACGAGACCCAGGAGCGGATGTGTTCGTACTTCGGGTTGACCTCGCGCACGCTGCGCTCCGGCAGGCCCGGCGGCATCGCGATCGGCATCGCGCTGAACGCGTAGCGGGACGCCACCGACGCGCGGGTCTCCGCGGAGGCCGTGGGCAGCCGGGCCAGCCCGTACGAGGCCGCGACGAGGACCAGGACGAACAGGATCGGGGTGAGCCGGCGGAGGAGGCCGGCATTCTGCGATGGCAACGATCCCCCTAAGGATGTGGAACGGAATGCGAACGGTTCCGAGATTGCCGGACGTTCGCTATCGGTTCTTCTCGGAAATTGCTCGCCAGGAGCGTGCGCAATTGCGCCATCAGAAACAACGGACCGCTATTCGGCGGCCGGGGAAATGGTCATCGGAAGGCCGCCGCGCATACGCAGCGACAGCATCGGTTCGCGGACGACCGTATGCCCGGGAACCTTCGTCAGCGTCAACTCCCGGGCGAGCATCGCGATGACGAAGGTGGCCTCCATCATGCCGAGATGATTGCCGACGCAGAATCGCGGCCCGGCGCCGAACGGGATGTAGGCGTAGCGGGGGCGGTCACCGGCGTCCCGGGTGAACCGGTCCGGGTCGAAGCGGTCCGGCTCGGCCCAGAAGCGCGGGTGCCGGTGCAGCGTGAACGGGCAGATCAGCACGTCGGCACCGGCCGGGACCGGGTAGCCGCCGATCACGTCCGGGGCCAGCGACATCCGCGGCAGGATCCAGACCGGCGGGTAGAGGCGCATCACCTCGTTCAGCACGGCCGCGGTGTACGTGAGCCGGTGCAGGTCCTCGAAGACCGGCGCGCGGTCGCCGAGTACGGTGCGGGCCTCGTCGCGCAGCCGGTCCCGTACCGTGGGATGGTCGTCGATGAGGTGCAGCGTCCAGCTCAGCGTGCTCGCGGTGGTCTCGTGCCCGGCCAGCAGCAGCGTGACCAGTTCGTCGCGCAGGCGCTGCCGGCCGACCCGCGGATCGGTCTCGGCCCGGGCCGAGGTGATCAGCCGGGACAGCACGTCGTCCCGGTCGGCGGTGCCGTCCGCGCGCGCCGCGACCAGCCGGTCGACGATGCCCGAGAGGCTGCGCCGGGCGCGGCGGAACCGCAGCTGGCGCGGGAGCGGCACCCACGCGGGCACCGTGCCCAGCGACTCCAGCTCGAACATCGCCTGGTCCTGCACCGCGGCGAAGTCGTCGCCGATCGAGCCGAACGCGCCCAGGTCGGCGTCGAGCAGGGTGCGGCCGAGCACGCCGAGCGTGAGCGCGGTCATCTGCTCCATCACGTCGACCGGTGCGCCGCCGGTCCGCCGGAGCCGTTCGACCAGCCCGGCCGCCTCGTCCGCGACCACCGTGGCCTGCGCGGCGATCCGCCGGCTCTGGAACGCCGGCTGGATCACCTGGCGCTGCTTGCGCCACAGCGCGCCCTCGCTGGTCAGCAGCCCGTCGCCGAGGGCGCGGCGGGCGTGGGTGAGGCCGATGCCCTTGTGGTAGTTGGCCGCGTTGTCGGCGAGCACGTGCTTGGCGTGGTCCGGGTGGTTGAACAGGTAGAGCGTCTTCGGGCCGACCGGGATGCGCACGGCGTCGCCGTACCGGCCGGCCGCGTCGGTCATCATGCCGAGCCGGTCCCGGCTCATCACCATCAGCATGCGCAGGGCGGCGCTGCGCGGCGGTCCGGGCGGGACGGCGCGGCCGGGCGCGGTGAGCGTCACACCGTCACCTCCGACCGGGCCTTCTCCACCAGCCGGAACCGGCCACCGTGGAACAGCAGCGCCTCCTCGCCCGGCACGCCGTGCTCCGCGGAGAGCACCCGGCCGAGGAAGATCGTGTGGTCACCGCCGTCGTAGGCACGCCACACCTCGCACTCGACGTAGGCGATCGCGCCGGAGATCAGCGGCGCCGCCGTGCACCGGCCGGGATGCCAGTCCACGTCGTCGAACTGTTCCCGGCCCAGCGGCCGGGACCGGTCGGCGAACCAGCGCGCCACCCCGGCCTGGCTCGCACCCAGCACCGACACCCCGAAATGCCCGGCGGTACGCAGTGAGTCGTGCATGACGGCCTGGTGCTCGACGCAGACGAGCACCAGCGGCGGATCGAGCGAGACGGTGGTGAACGAGTTCGCGGTCATCGCGTGCGGGACCGGCCCGCCGACGGTGACCACGGTGACGCCGGTGGCGAACGCGCCGTAGACCTTGCGCAGCCGCCGGCTGTCGTCCGTGGACTGATCGATGCTGGTCACGCCGGCCTCCTGGCTGCCGCGGCGGTGTACGGGGCGAGCGCCCGGGCCAGCGGTTCCGGCACCCGGGCCGGAACCGTGCGGGTGTTCGGCCCGCGCATGCAGGCGACCCGCTGGGTGCCGCGGGCGACGAGGGTCTCGTCGCCGGACGGGTCCAGGCGCACGTAGTCGAAGCCGAACTCGACCTGGGTCTGCGCCAGGTCGATCAGCCGCATCCGGATGGACAGGTCGTCGAACGCGGTGATCTCGGCGAAGAACTCGCAGTCCACCCGCAGCGTGAACAGCTTGAGGTCCTGCTGCAGGTCGGTCAGCACCTCCGGCGCCAGCGTCTTGAGGAACATCTCCCGGCACCGGCCCTGCCAGCGCAGGTAGTTGACGTAGTAGACGTTGCCGACGATGTTGGTCTCCTCGAAACCGACCGTGTGCAGGTACTCGTAGTAGTCGCTCACGCTCACTCCCCCGGGCCGACGAGCACGGACAGCACGACCGGCTCCGCGACATCGCGCAGCGTGGTCACGAAGGTGGCGATCCGCAGGCCGCCGGAACGCAGCTCCACCCACCGGGCACGGCCCGCCGGCCGCAGCGTCAGCGGCTCACCGGCCACGTGCCCGGCCTTGCGCAGGCACTCGATCGCGGTCCAGACCCGGGTCGCGGCGGTCTGCACGTCCTCGCCGAGGTCGTCGGCGATCAGCCGGGACAGCCCGGCGTGCGCGCCGAGCAGGCCGGCCCAGTCCGCCGGGTCCCGCTCGACGACCGGCTCGACGTCGCAGCTCAGCGGGCCGGGTGCGGCGACGAACAGGGTGATCCCGGCGCCGTGCGCGGCCGAGACGGTGCGGTCGCCGTCCACCTCGGGCCGGCCGTCCGGGCGATGCCGGACCTCGACAGCCCGGCCGAACGCGCGGCCGGCCGCGAGCGTGGTCGCGGCCCGGCGGCCCGCCACGTCCGTGGTCACGCCCGGCTCGACCGCGACCGCGACCCGGACGCCGGTCAGGTCCTCGACCGCCCGCTCCAGGTACGGCCCGACCAGCGGCGGAGCCCACGGGCCGGCCGGGTCCTGCTTGCGCACCGCGCGCAGTCGCAGGCCCTCCCAGCGTTCGACGATCTCACCGGTGCCGGTGCGCAGCGCGATGTCGTACACGTAGGTGTCGCCGTCGCGGGACCGCTCGACCGCGCTGTAGCGCAGCCCCTGCGCCGCGGCCAGCTTCTCCCCGCCCGGGTAGATCCGGTCCACGCCGGCCGGCAGCAGCGTCGCGTCCGGCACGCACACCTGGTTGCCGTGCATCAGCGTGTCCCGGACGCCGGGGTCGCCGAGCAGCAGCTGGTCGGGGACGAAGCGGGCGAACCAGTCGGTGGACGGGACCGCCTCCACGTCCGCGTCGACGTGCCGGGCCGCGGACCGGTGGTAGCGGCGCAACCGCTGGAACCGGGCGCCCTGGAAGAGGATGTCGTCGTAGAGGTCGCGGGCCGGGTCCAGCGGCACGGCCGGCAGGTCGTCGCCGGCCTGGTCCGGCGGGCCGTCCGGGACCGCGGTGTCGCTGAGCCGCAGCCGGGCGGTGAAGTGGTCGGCCGCGTACAGCGTGTCCTCGGCGCGGATCGCCACCTCCACGATGTCGTCGTCGGTGACCACCGCGGCGATCCGGATCCGCAGCCGGCCGTGCGGCGGCACGATGATCGGCCGGAGGAACTCGGCGCGCTCGATGACCGGCACCGCCTGCACGCCGGTGACCGCCGCCGCGACCTGGGCCATCGCCTCCATCCCGAACACCGCCGGGAACAGCAGGTTGCCGTCGAGGTCGTGGTCGGCCAGGTAACGGTCCACGCCCACGTTCAGCTCGGCCTCGCTGACCAGCTCGACGCCGTGGTAGCGGATCAGCGGCCGCTCGACGAACCGGGACAGCGGCAGCGGCGGCAGGTGCCGGCGGATGGTGTCGATGCCCTCGGCCCGGCCGCTGATCACCACCGTTCCGGGGGCCTGCGGGTCGGCCAGCAGCCGGCGCAGCACCGCCAGGCCCTGCTCCGGGGTGACCGGGGTGACGCCCTCCCGGGTCAGCGACTCGACCACGGACAGCCGCTCGCCCATCCCGACACCGGACCAGACCGACCATTCCAGGCAGAGGCTGCGGCAGCCGGGGTGCTCCCGGCCGACCTCGGCGGTCAGGTCGGCGAGCCAGTCGTTCGCGGTCGCGTAGTGCGCCTCGCCGCGCAGGCCGGACCGGCCGATGATGCTGCCGAGCGTGACCAGCAGGCGCAACCGGCCGGGGTCCACGGCCGCGAGCACGGCCCGCAGCCCGTCGATCTTCGGCGCCAGGGTCCGCCGGAACGCGTCCATGTCCAGCCCGGTCATCGCGGCCGGCTCGTTGCGCCCGGCACCGTGCAGCACCGCGGTGACCGGGCCCAGCTCCGCGGTGAGCCGGGCGACCGCGTCGCGGACCTGGGCGCCGTCGGTGACGTCGGCGCGCGCGTAGCGCATCCGTACCCCGGCCGCGGTGATCCTTTCCAGGTTGGCGGCCAGGTCGGCGTCGGTGGCCGGGTCGGACCGGCCGAGCAGTGCCAGCGCCGCGCCGGTGTCCTCGGCGATCGCCAGCGCGCACTCCGCGGTGATGCCCTTGCCGCCGCCGGTGACCAGCAGCACGTCGTCGCCGGTCAGTGGCGTCTCGGTGCGGGCCGGGCGCACCGGCATGGCGCGCAGCGTGGGCACCCGGCGCTGGCCGTCCGCGTCGTAGTGCGCCTCGGTGAAGCCGGTGGTCGCGGCGACCTCGCCGACGATCAGCCCGATCGGGTCGGCGATGCCGGCCGGCACCCGGACGACGCTCACCCGCAGCTGCGGTGCCTCCAGGCGCAGCGTCTTGGCCAGGCCGGCCGCGCCGCGCCCGTGCTCGACCAGCACGAACCGGGTGCCGGGTACGGCGGTCGCCGCGGCCTGCGCACCGTCCAGGGCCAGCCGGAGGTCGTCCTCGGCGCAGTCGGCGGGCAGGCAGACCAGCACGCCGCCGCCGACGCCGGCGGTGCGCAGCGCGTCCCGCAGGCCGGTGGCGAACGGGTGCCCCGGCGGCGCGTGCAGCTGCCAGGGGCCGTCCGGCTCGGCGGCGGGCCGGGCCGGCAGCGGTACCGGTTCGGCGTCGACGCGCCACGGCCGGGCCCAGGGGGCCGCGCCCGCGACCGCGGGCGTGCCGGCCCGGTCGGAGTCCCGCGCGGTCCGGGAGATCTCGTCGAGCGCGGTCGCCAGCTCGGCGATGGTGGCGGTGGCGAAGTTCGTCGGCACGGCCGCGGCCGGCAGGTCCAGCTCGGCGGCCACGCTGTTCACCACCTGGCCGACGGTGATCGAGCTCAGATGCAGGTCGTCGAGGAGCATGCTGCCCTCGTGGACCAGCTCCACCGGCAGTTCGGCGCGGGCGGCGGCGAGCCGGCGCAACCGGTCGACCGTGCTCTCGCCGGAGTCGGCGGCGCCGGGCGCGGCGGCCGGTGCGGCCGGCGTGCGCACCGGCCGGGGCGTGTCCCGCAGCCGCAGATCGGGGGCCTGCTCGCAAGGGCTGGTGAAGAACGTGAACTCGGCGCCGATCTGCAACGGGCGGACCAGCCGGCCGTGGAACAGCGCCGGGTCGATCCCGGCGGCGCCGACCACCCAGGCGGCCGCGACCGTGCGCAGCAGCCCGGCCAGCGACTCGGAGTCGGTGTCGAGCGAGACCACCGGCACGTCGCAGACGGTCGCGGTGAGCGTGCCGAGCACCTGGCCGGGCCCGACCTCGACGAAGAGCGCGACGTCCGCGGCGGCCCGGGTGACCGCCTGGCTGAACCGGACCGGCTCGGTGATCTGCCGGCGCAGCAGCTCGGCGAGGTCGGCGTCCGGCTCCAGCGCGGCGCCGGTCACGGTGGACTCGACCCGCCGCCCGACCGGCCCGAACACCTCGTCGGACAGCGCCTTGACGAACTCGTCCGCGGCCGGTGCGACCAGCGGCGAGTGGAACGCGTGCGACACCCGCAGCGGCGTCGCGATCAGGCCGGCCTCCCGCGCCCGCCGGGCGGCCGCCTCGATCGCGTCGGTCTCGCCCGCGATCACGGTCTGGGCCGGTCCGTTGTAGGCCGCGATGACCAGCGGCAGGCCCTCGATCAGCGCGGCGGCGGTCTCCGGCGAGGCGTTCAGCCCGGCCATGGTGCCGGACGCGCTGTGCTCGGCCATCGTCCGGCCGCGGGTGGCGGCGACGCGCAGCACGGCTCGCTCGTCGAGCGCACCGGCCCAGTGCAGCGCGGAGATCTCGCCGAGACTGTGCCCGACCGCGACCGCGGCCTCGATGCCGAGCGCGCCGAGCACGCGCAGCCCGGCCAGCGAGCCGGTGACGATGCGCGGCTGGGCGACCTCGGTGGCGACCGCGTCGGCCCCCTCGGGCAGCGCGGCATCGGCGTAGACCTCCTCGGCCTCACCGAACCGCCGCCGCAGCGCGCCGCCGCTCATGCCGCGGCCGGAGCCCTGCCCGGGGAACAGGAAACCGATCCGGGCCGGGCCGGCGACGGTGCCGAGCAGCATCGTGCCGTCCGGCGAGAGCACCGCGGCACGCCCGGCGGCGGCCTCGTCACGCAGCCGGCGCAACCGCTGTTCGGCGTCGTGCGGCGAACCGGCCAGCACGGCCGCGCGCACCGGCCGGTCGCGCAGTCCGGCGTGCAGCGTGGCGGCGAGGTCGGCGAGCTGCGCGTAGGCGATCGACGGCAGGAACTCGATCAGCCGGTCCAGCTGCGCGATCAGGTCGCCGGTGTCGGCCGCGTCGAGCAGCAGCAGCTCGGTGTCCTGCACCGAGGAGGCCAGCGCCCGGGTCCGGGTGTCCAGGCCGGACCGGCGGCGCGGGCGCGGGTTCTCCAGCACCACGTGCGTGTTGATGCCGCCGAAGCCCATCGCGGTGACCCCGGCCCGCACCGGCGCGCCGTCCGGCCAGGCCTCGGCCCGGCGCAGCACCCGCAGCGCCGGCGCGTCGCCGGTGAGCTGCTCGTTCGGGTCGACGCAGCCGACGCTGGGCGGCAGCACCTGGTGGTGCACCGCGAGCGCGGCCTTGATCAGGCCGGCCACCCCGGCCGCGGCCTTGGTGTGCCCGATCATGCCCTTGATCGAGCCGATCGCGGCCGGCACGCCGGTCGCACCGGCCCGGCGGCGGGCGGCCGACAGCGCGCCGAGCTCGGTGGCGTCGCCGACCTTGGTGCCGGTGCCGTGCCCCTCGAACAGCGAGATCGTCTCGATGCCGAAACCGGCCCGCTCGTACGCCCGGTCCAGCGCCAGCTGGTAACCGGCCGACTCCGGGCGGGTCATACCGCCCTTGCCGTCGGAGGAGATGCCCCAGCCGGCGATCGACGCGTAGACGCGGTGCCCGGCGCGCAGCGCGTCCCGCTCCCGCATCAGCACGACCATGCCGCAGCCCTCGCCCGGCCAGAAGCCGTTCGCGGCACGGTCGTAGACGCGCATCTCGCCGGAGGCCAGCGCGCCGGTCTTCGCGAAGCCGATTATCTCGAACGGGTCGATGGACAGGTCCACCCCGCCGGCCACGGCCACGTCGACGTCGCCGTCGATCAGCGCCTTGCCCGCGGTGGCCACCGACAGCAGCGACGACGAGCAGGCGCCGTCCACGGTGTAGCCGCCGCCCTTGAGGTCGAAGTAATTGCAGATCCGGCCCGCGATGGTGTTCGACAGCGCGCCGGCCAGCGTGTCCTCGTCGATCGCCGGGAACGGGCCCTTGAACGTCGCCTCGAAGTCGTCGAGGAAGCCGCCGAGCTGGTCGTCGTCCCAGTTCTGCTCCTTGAGCGCGGCGGCGACCATCCGGCGTACGTACGGCCAGCGCAGCCGCAACTGGTTGGCCCGGGAGAACTCGCCGGTCAGGCTGTTGCCGACGACCACGCCGGTACGCTCCCGGGGCAGCCCCTCACCCATCGGGAAGCCCGCGTCGGCCAGCGCCATCGCGGCCACGTCCAGCGCCAGCCAGTGGGTGAGATCGGTGGAGCGGAACGTGCTGCCGGCCACCTTGTAGGCGACCCGGTCGAACCGGTATCCCTCGATCACCGCGGCGTTGCGCGCGTAGAACTTGTCCGGCACGGCCGGGTCGGCGTCGTAGTAGTCGTCGAGGTTCATCCGCACGTCCGGCAGGCGGCGGAAGGCACGCCGGCCGGCCAGCGCGTTCTCCCACAGCTCCTGCGGCGACGTGGCGTCGGGGTAGCGGCAGGACATGCCCACCACGGCGATCCTGGTCATGCCGTGCTCACCTGGTCCTCTCGCTGGATGCCGGCGGCGTGGCCGGGCTCGCGGTCGCGGAGTGCGTGTAGTGGGCGCGGATGCGCTGCCGCCACACCTCGTAGGCCGGCAGGTCACCGTCGGCCGGCAGGTCGAGTAGTGCGTCGTCGTTGACCGCCGCGGCCTCGGCCGGGGTCAGCCCGCACAGCGCCCGGGTGGCGACCTCGTTGTGCGGGACGACCAGCCCGGCCCGGACCCGGGCACCGGCCGCGAACGACGCGCCCTGGGCCAGCTCCGGCGCGTACGGCCCGGCGGCGTCGCGCAGCGCGTGCAGCTCGGCCGCGTCGGCGCCACCCGCGTAGCAGGCGGCGAGCCCGGCGCCGGCGTAGAGGTCGGCGCGGCGCGGCTCCGGGAAGCGCTGCACCATCGTGTTCAGCAGCGCGGCGTCGGTCCCGGCGACGAACCACATCGCCCGGCCGATGCCCTGGTCGACGGCCCGCAGCACGTACCCGGACGGCCCGCCGCCGGGCCAGTCCAGGCGCTCCGGGCGGTAGCGGCCGTGCACGTACCGGTCGGTGTGGAAGTAGGCCTGGTGGAAGCCCCAGCCGTCGAGGATCAGCCAGCGCAGCACCGGGTCGGTCGCGTACAGCGTGTGGCGGCGGAACGCCGGGATGCGGGCCATCGCCCAGCCCACGCCGACGTAGGCCATGTAGACGTGTGCGCCGGCCCGGCCGCCGAGGAACCGCTCGACGTGCCGGCCCCGCCCGATCGACAGCGCGTCCCGCACGGCCAGCGCCATCGCCGCGCCCTCGTAGGCGAAGCCGCGGTAGGCCACGGACACCGTCTCCAGGCCGGCCTCGGCATCGGTGGGGACACGGGCCTCGGCCGCGTACGCGAAGCCGTCGAGGAACGAACGGCCGACGGTCTCCAGCCGCTCGCGCGCCTCCGGGCTCTTCACGTGGAATCCGCGTACGGCGACACTGGTCTCGGATACGTCCGGTGTCAGAATTCGGCGCCGCAGTGTAGCGACAATACTCATTCGAGCCCCCTGATAGGACGGTCGTCAATCAGCGTCGCAATCGGCCCGGGAAAAGTCTTCTCCGTTCTTGCCGAT
This genomic interval carries:
- a CDS encoding DUF1702 family protein, which encodes MSIVATLRRRILTPDVSETSVAVRGFHVKSPEARERLETVGRSFLDGFAYAAEARVPTDAEAGLETVSVAYRGFAYEGAAMALAVRDALSIGRGRHVERFLGGRAGAHVYMAYVGVGWAMARIPAFRRHTLYATDPVLRWLILDGWGFHQAYFHTDRYVHGRYRPERLDWPGGGPSGYVLRAVDQGIGRAMWFVAGTDAALLNTMVQRFPEPRRADLYAGAGLAACYAGGADAAELHALRDAAGPYAPELAQGASFAAGARVRAGLVVPHNEVATRALCGLTPAEAAAVNDDALLDLPADGDLPAYEVWRQRIRAHYTHSATASPATPPASSERTR
- a CDS encoding flavin reductase family protein, with the protein product MTSIDQSTDDSRRLRKVYGAFATGVTVVTVGGPVPHAMTANSFTTVSLDPPLVLVCVEHQAVMHDSLRTAGHFGVSVLGASQAGVARWFADRSRPLGREQFDDVDWHPGRCTAAPLISGAIAYVECEVWRAYDGGDHTIFLGRVLSAEHGVPGEEALLFHGGRFRLVEKARSEVTV
- a CDS encoding type I polyketide synthase, producing the protein MTRIAVVGMSCRYPDATSPQELWENALAGRRAFRRLPDVRMNLDDYYDADPAVPDKFYARNAAVIEGYRFDRVAYKVAGSTFRSTDLTHWLALDVAAMALADAGFPMGEGLPRERTGVVVGNSLTGEFSRANQLRLRWPYVRRMVAAALKEQNWDDDQLGGFLDDFEATFKGPFPAIDEDTLAGALSNTIAGRICNYFDLKGGGYTVDGACSSSLLSVATAGKALIDGDVDVAVAGGVDLSIDPFEIIGFAKTGALASGEMRVYDRAANGFWPGEGCGMVVLMRERDALRAGHRVYASIAGWGISSDGKGGMTRPESAGYQLALDRAYERAGFGIETISLFEGHGTGTKVGDATELGALSAARRRAGATGVPAAIGSIKGMIGHTKAAAGVAGLIKAALAVHHQVLPPSVGCVDPNEQLTGDAPALRVLRRAEAWPDGAPVRAGVTAMGFGGINTHVVLENPRPRRRSGLDTRTRALASSVQDTELLLLDAADTGDLIAQLDRLIEFLPSIAYAQLADLAATLHAGLRDRPVRAAVLAGSPHDAEQRLRRLRDEAAAGRAAVLSPDGTMLLGTVAGPARIGFLFPGQGSGRGMSGGALRRRFGEAEEVYADAALPEGADAVATEVAQPRIVTGSLAGLRVLGALGIEAAVAVGHSLGEISALHWAGALDERAVLRVAATRGRTMAEHSASGTMAGLNASPETAAALIEGLPLVIAAYNGPAQTVIAGETDAIEAAARRAREAGLIATPLRVSHAFHSPLVAPAADEFVKALSDEVFGPVGRRVESTVTGAALEPDADLAELLRRQITEPVRFSQAVTRAAADVALFVEVGPGQVLGTLTATVCDVPVVSLDTDSESLAGLLRTVAAAWVVGAAGIDPALFHGRLVRPLQIGAEFTFFTSPCEQAPDLRLRDTPRPVRTPAAPAAAPGAADSGESTVDRLRRLAAARAELPVELVHEGSMLLDDLHLSSITVGQVVNSVAAELDLPAAAVPTNFATATIAELATALDEISRTARDSDRAGTPAVAGAAPWARPWRVDAEPVPLPARPAAEPDGPWQLHAPPGHPFATGLRDALRTAGVGGGVLVCLPADCAEDDLRLALDGAQAAATAVPGTRFVLVEHGRGAAGLAKTLRLEAPQLRVSVVRVPAGIADPIGLIVGEVAATTGFTEAHYDADGQRRVPTLRAMPVRPARTETPLTGDDVLLVTGGGKGITAECALAIAEDTGAALALLGRSDPATDADLAANLERITAAGVRMRYARADVTDGAQVRDAVARLTAELGPVTAVLHGAGRNEPAAMTGLDMDAFRRTLAPKIDGLRAVLAAVDPGRLRLLVTLGSIIGRSGLRGEAHYATANDWLADLTAEVGREHPGCRSLCLEWSVWSGVGMGERLSVVESLTREGVTPVTPEQGLAVLRRLLADPQAPGTVVISGRAEGIDTIRRHLPPLPLSRFVERPLIRYHGVELVSEAELNVGVDRYLADHDLDGNLLFPAVFGMEAMAQVAAAVTGVQAVPVIERAEFLRPIIVPPHGRLRIRIAAVVTDDDIVEVAIRAEDTLYAADHFTARLRLSDTAVPDGPPDQAGDDLPAVPLDPARDLYDDILFQGARFQRLRRYHRSAARHVDADVEAVPSTDWFARFVPDQLLLGDPGVRDTLMHGNQVCVPDATLLPAGVDRIYPGGEKLAAAQGLRYSAVERSRDGDTYVYDIALRTGTGEIVERWEGLRLRAVRKQDPAGPWAPPLVGPYLERAVEDLTGVRVAVAVEPGVTTDVAGRRAATTLAAGRAFGRAVEVRHRPDGRPEVDGDRTVSAAHGAGITLFVAAPGPLSCDVEPVVERDPADWAGLLGAHAGLSRLIADDLGEDVQTAATRVWTAIECLRKAGHVAGEPLTLRPAGRARWVELRSGGLRIATFVTTLRDVAEPVVLSVLVGPGE
- a CDS encoding cytochrome P450, whose product is MTLTAPGRAVPPGPPRSAALRMLMVMSRDRLGMMTDAAGRYGDAVRIPVGPKTLYLFNHPDHAKHVLADNAANYHKGIGLTHARRALGDGLLTSEGALWRKQRQVIQPAFQSRRIAAQATVVADEAAGLVERLRRTGGAPVDVMEQMTALTLGVLGRTLLDADLGAFGSIGDDFAAVQDQAMFELESLGTVPAWVPLPRQLRFRRARRSLSGIVDRLVAARADGTADRDDVLSRLITSARAETDPRVGRQRLRDELVTLLLAGHETTASTLSWTLHLIDDHPTVRDRLRDEARTVLGDRAPVFEDLHRLTYTAAVLNEVMRLYPPVWILPRMSLAPDVIGGYPVPAGADVLICPFTLHRHPRFWAEPDRFDPDRFTRDAGDRPRYAYIPFGAGPRFCVGNHLGMMEATFVIAMLARELTLTKVPGHTVVREPMLSLRMRGGLPMTISPAAE
- a CDS encoding acyl-CoA thioesterase, with product MSDYYEYLHTVGFEETNIVGNVYYVNYLRWQGRCREMFLKTLAPEVLTDLQQDLKLFTLRVDCEFFAEITAFDDLSIRMRLIDLAQTQVEFGFDYVRLDPSGDETLVARGTQRVACMRGPNTRTVPARVPEPLARALAPYTAAAARRPA